In Shinella sp. XGS7, a single genomic region encodes these proteins:
- a CDS encoding DUF3297 family protein codes for MSDTKPALPDHLSIDPRSPHHVAAVFEHDIGILFNGKERVDVEEYCVSEGWIKVPAGRTVDRKGRPLLMKLKGKVEAFYK; via the coding sequence ATGAGCGACACCAAGCCCGCCCTGCCCGACCACCTCAGCATCGACCCGCGCAGCCCCCACCATGTGGCCGCGGTCTTCGAGCACGACATCGGCATCCTGTTCAACGGCAAGGAGCGCGTCGACGTGGAGGAATACTGCGTCAGCGAGGGCTGGATCAAGGTGCCGGCCGGCCGCACGGTGGACCGCAAGGGTCGCCCCCTGCTGATGAAGCTCAAGGGCAAGGTCGAGGCCTTCTACAAGTAA